The Polypterus senegalus isolate Bchr_013 chromosome 10, ASM1683550v1, whole genome shotgun sequence genomic interval tttctccacaggacATCTAACTCCACAAGAAGCAGCCTGCCCTCCACTGGACCAGCTGTTACCTTGCAACTGCCCTTTTCGGCTTCTGGATTCCAGCAGATGAACTTGATGGAACGTGTGCTCCATACATGGTGGGGCTTCTGTATCCAATGCATCCTTAGGACTGCCATCACTAAGATTATACCCGTAGAGCAACCACAACTCACACCTGCAAGGTCAGCAGAATGTCTATATGTGGCAGGAAGTGAGtctggttatttttttctttttgtttctctaAAGATTTTATTTACATATGAAATGACAGACAGATGTGTGTAGAATGAATGCATGTATATGGTTCCAAAAAGACCTAAACGTTTTTCTTCTTGTCtctataaaaaacaatttttttgcgAATCGAAACACTGAGTTTCGCTGCACattcattttcatgcaaattgTTCCGCCCATCACTGCTCCCaatataagtgaataaagatGCATGGCAACACTGCACCAGTTTAGCATTCTGATTTGATAACAAATCAACTAGGAAGCATGGTGAccgatttgaaaaaaaaacttctttcaaGTGTGCTGTTCCTGTTAAAAGGTTAAACAcaaccattattttaaaatatactgcaaaCACCAGGGATGTGGCGACCAATGGACAAGGAAAGTGAGAGGAAGAATGATAACTTTGTCAAAGGGTAAACACTTTTCCCTTCAAATCTGAACAgtaagtcattttgtttttttattaaatttatattgaaCCCACACAAAGTGATGTAACGTAACAAtcgaaaaaacaaaatgaaagcatcACTTCTCTTGAAAAGCAAGAGGTATACCAAATCAATCCCattcataaaaaggttaaaagcaCAGTTGTCGGATCCACGTGATTTACATCAAGcatttctgaaatggaaaaaaaatccattcttGGGCAGGATGCCCAAAGTTGtagtgaaagaaaacaaatggacAGCAGCCGCCTTGGCTTTCAGCAATCACTTTAAAAAGGGAACTCTCCAAGAACAGAACAAAGGGATCAATATCACTTGCAGACAGGaaatggaaatttaaaaataataataattaaaaaaaaaaggattgtaaAAGCGGTTTGATTGGATCAAGTCAGCAACACAATGCAGGCACATTCTTGTTATCTAAAAACTCTAGACCATCCATCCTCAGCACGGACAGGCGTTCTTGATGGTCGATTCATCACTGAGCTTCACTTTGCCCTCTTGCCTCTCCACATCTCTATACAACAGAGACTTCTGAGCCTTTAGACGGCAAGCTAGGCACATGAAAATGGACTCTACGTTTTGGCTCTCCTTGGGGTCTTTGGCAGAAGTCTCGAAAAGCAGCATGTTGTGGGAGTCAGCAAACTTGAGGGCCATGTTGGAGGGTACCTGGATTTGGTCCACTAGGTCACACTTGTTGCCCACCAGCACACGAGGCACACAGGGTGAAACGTGATGGCCATTACACTCCTGGATCCAGGTCTTGAGGTTCTCGAAGGAAGCCATCTTTGTGACATCGTACACAAAGACCACAGCATGTACGTTGCGGTAGTAATGCTCCACCATGCTCTTGCGAAATCGCTCTTGACCTGCTGTGTCCCACACTTGTACCTGTTAATAAACATTGAGAGATTCAGTTGCGGTTTTCTTATATCTGGAAGAACCTAACTTTCAGTCAGCAACAGTGCAATGCCCATGGGGTTTTGATCGAATGAAAGCAGTTAATATCACAATACTGCACTTTTGTAATCAATGACAAAAACACTGTAGCAGTGATAAGTACAGAGGAAAATAACACTTATTTAAAATAGAGATATAAAATATTTCCATAACACACAGTAACAGCAAAATTCACAATGCCCAAACAAAAAGTGTGCATATTTTTTACACTTAGGTGATGGGAAAATCACTTTTTTCCCAAACCGCTTCTCTCGATTTTGAGGTTGTGACCAA includes:
- the rab33a gene encoding ras-related protein Rab-33A; this translates as MANGGLSGGGNVNSSSKPRNLASSLELDSSLDHSVQTRIFKIIVIGDSNVGKTCLSFRFTGGSFPDKTEATIGVDFREKTVEIEGEKIKVQVWDTAGQERFRKSMVEHYYRNVHAVVFVYDVTKMASFENLKTWIQECNGHHVSPCVPRVLVGNKCDLVDQIQVPSNMALKFADSHNMLLFETSAKDPKESQNVESIFMCLACRLKAQKSLLYRDVERQEGKVKLSDESTIKNACPC